In Deinococcus gobiensis I-0, one genomic interval encodes:
- a CDS encoding CobD/CbiB family cobalamin biosynthesis protein gives MALAEALKTRAAPRRTLLLALALDALGEPPNAAHPVVWMGTSLGAARRRWRATTPAGQLAEGLAGWGLGAGLAAGAGALATRLPWPAQAAVLKTLLARRALFGAVGEVHAALARDDLPEARRLLAWHLVSRDTSALSAGEVAGAAVESLAENLSDSVVAPLLAYRAGGLPLAAAYRLTNTADAMWGYRTPELEYAGKGAARADDLLNLAPARLTALCTLLAAGGAGWRVWAHDRRATPSPNAGHPMSAFAGALGLRLDKRNADGGWLYVLNPAGRGATAADLPRALTLARRTLGLAVLLLLVPGGRRG, from the coding sequence GTGGCCCTCGCTGAAGCCCTGAAGACCCGGGCGGCCCCGCGCCGCACGCTGCTGCTGGCGCTGGCCCTCGACGCCCTGGGCGAGCCACCAAACGCCGCGCACCCGGTCGTGTGGATGGGGACTTCCCTCGGCGCGGCGCGGCGGCGCTGGCGGGCCACCACCCCGGCCGGGCAGCTGGCCGAGGGGCTGGCCGGCTGGGGGCTGGGGGCCGGGCTGGCGGCCGGTGCCGGGGCACTCGCCACGCGCCTGCCCTGGCCCGCGCAGGCGGCGGTCCTCAAGACGCTGCTGGCGCGGCGCGCTCTGTTCGGGGCGGTGGGCGAGGTCCACGCGGCGCTCGCGCGGGACGACCTGCCGGAGGCGCGGCGCCTGCTCGCGTGGCATCTGGTCAGCCGCGACACCTCGGCCCTGAGCGCGGGCGAGGTCGCGGGCGCGGCGGTCGAGAGCCTCGCGGAGAACCTCTCGGACAGCGTGGTCGCGCCGCTGCTGGCCTACCGCGCGGGGGGGCTGCCGCTAGCCGCCGCCTACCGCCTGACGAACACCGCCGACGCCATGTGGGGCTACCGCACGCCGGAGTTGGAGTACGCAGGCAAGGGGGCAGCCCGCGCCGACGACCTCCTGAACCTCGCTCCCGCCCGGCTGACCGCCCTGTGCACGCTGCTGGCCGCCGGGGGCGCGGGCTGGCGGGTGTGGGCCCACGACCGCCGCGCCACCCCCAGCCCGAACGCCGGGCACCCCATGAGTGCCTTTGCCGGGGCGCTGGGGCTGCGGCTGGACAAGCGGAACGCGGACGGCGGATGGCTGTACGTGCTGAATCCGGCGGGGCGCGGGGCGACGGCCGCCGACCTCCCGCGCGCGCTGACACTGGCCCGGCGCACGCTGGGGCTGGCCGTGCTGCTGCTGCTCGTGCCGGGGGGACGGCGTGGCTAG
- the cobO gene encoding cob(I)yrinic acid a,c-diamide adenosyltransferase → MDDATRERREAAMRELTEQRDNYRKKEGMSKGRRGLVIVNTGNGKGKTTAALGLMMRAHGRGLKTRMFQFLKHDTAKFGEHRTLDVLGLPYEGLGDGWTWRSKDLENSAELAAHGWTLARAAIESGEYDLIVLDEFTYPLKYGWVPWAEVEEVLRGRDPALHVVITGRGALPELVALADTVSEITPVKHAYQAGIGGQQGIEY, encoded by the coding sequence ATGGACGACGCCACCCGCGAGCGCCGCGAGGCCGCCATGCGCGAGCTGACCGAACAGCGCGACAACTACCGCAAGAAAGAGGGCATGAGCAAGGGCCGCCGGGGCCTGGTCATCGTGAACACCGGCAACGGCAAGGGCAAGACGACCGCCGCCCTGGGCCTGATGATGCGGGCGCACGGGCGCGGCCTGAAAACCCGCATGTTCCAGTTTCTCAAGCACGACACGGCCAAATTCGGCGAGCACCGGACCCTCGACGTGCTGGGGCTGCCCTACGAGGGCCTGGGCGACGGCTGGACCTGGCGCAGCAAGGACCTGGAGAACTCGGCCGAGCTGGCCGCCCACGGCTGGACACTGGCGCGCGCCGCCATCGAGTCGGGCGAGTACGACCTGATCGTGCTCGACGAGTTTACGTATCCGCTGAAATACGGCTGGGTGCCCTGGGCCGAGGTCGAGGAGGTCCTGCGCGGGCGCGACCCGGCGCTGCATGTGGTCATCACCGGACGCGGCGCACTGCCCGAGCTGGTGGCCTTGGCCGACACGGTCAGCGAGATCACGCCGGTCAAGCACGCCTACCAGGCGGGCATCGGCGGCCAGCAGGGCATCGAGTATTGA
- a CDS encoding ABC transporter substrate-binding protein, with protein sequence MRRSLLALTAAALASQAAATRYPLTVTDDLGRTVTLRAEPRRIITMLPSHTETLIAIGAGDKLVAVDRYSTYPKTATDKLPKVGSAFTPNLEAILALKPDLVLADESAGSRLTEKLAAAGLTVYGGSAQTYNEVFEKIAVLGKLTNREVGATRLVTSMRTELNALQQSVLRLPKVSTYYEIDPSPYSVGPNSFIGTLITKAGGATIVPARLGDFPKLDPELIVKSNPQVMIGLSAADARTRPGWAGLRAVTTGRVYQPAQEEEDALSRPGPRLPDALRALIRFIHPEAGK encoded by the coding sequence ATGCGTAGATCCCTGCTGGCCCTGACGGCCGCCGCCCTGGCCTCCCAGGCCGCCGCCACCCGCTACCCCCTGACCGTCACCGACGACCTCGGGCGCACCGTGACCCTGCGCGCCGAGCCCCGGCGCATCATCACCATGCTGCCCTCGCACACCGAGACGCTCATCGCCATCGGCGCGGGCGACAAGCTCGTGGCGGTGGACCGCTACAGCACCTATCCCAAGACCGCGACCGACAAGCTGCCCAAGGTCGGCAGCGCCTTCACGCCCAACCTCGAAGCGATCCTGGCCCTCAAGCCCGACCTCGTGCTGGCCGACGAATCGGCCGGGTCGCGCCTCACCGAGAAACTGGCGGCGGCCGGCCTGACCGTGTACGGCGGCAGCGCCCAGACCTACAACGAGGTCTTCGAGAAGATCGCCGTGCTGGGCAAGCTCACCAACCGCGAGGTGGGCGCGACCCGGCTGGTCACGTCCATGCGCACCGAGCTGAACGCCCTGCAACAGAGCGTGCTGCGCCTGCCCAAGGTGAGCACCTACTACGAGATTGATCCCTCGCCCTACTCGGTCGGGCCGAACTCGTTCATCGGCACGCTGATCACGAAAGCGGGCGGCGCGACCATCGTGCCCGCGCGCCTGGGCGACTTCCCCAAGCTGGACCCCGAGCTGATCGTCAAGAGCAACCCCCAGGTCATGATCGGCCTGAGCGCCGCCGACGCCCGCACCCGCCCCGGCTGGGCCGGCCTGCGCGCCGTGACCACGGGCCGCGTGTACCAGCCCGCCCAGGAGGAGGAGGACGCCCTGTCGCGCCCCGGCCCCCGCCTGCCCGACGCCCTGCGCGCCCTGATCCGTTTCATTCACCCGGAGGCGGGGAAGTAA
- a CDS encoding DEAD/DEAH box helicase has translation MTRPKTQPQPARTSSDRDPRRRGGRGQGAGPNPAPDHRDAAAPRPAPQPAPVRLASPDLWPQLLGGREPTPVQAGAIPALIAGRDVITTARTGSGKTLAFLIPAAARGIGLGEVRGIRPEVLVVTPTRELAVQIRDVARELGMSAGRITGGITPRQTRSEATGKGLIAGTPGRLKDLINQGELSLAGLRYVVLDEADELLSLGFLRDVGDILRAAKQEARGPERLQVAMASATFPAEIRQVAERFMEKPERIDIAPARSAEAAGDGDILGGATGATHLLVNTVREDLLDIAAEQAREMLRAPGGCVVIFCRTKALVKRRAERLGELLPGETVSALQGNMDQKKRERTMDLLREGQSRVLVATDIAGRGIDLPEVRIVIHLDVASTAEDHVHRSGRTARAGRPGTNLVLLIPEQRALWQSVRRGLPAALHPPMSREEAQIDREIQEKQGQRGQGGGGRGQGQGGGGRGASQPRQAQSGQAGQRQSRPDAPHRDGGSSGNRGRAPEPAGVGGGRVGPQPARGRGGRRR, from the coding sequence ATGACCCGACCCAAGACCCAGCCGCAGCCTGCCCGCACCTCCTCCGACCGCGATCCCCGCCGCCGGGGAGGCCGGGGCCAGGGCGCCGGCCCGAATCCGGCCCCCGACCACCGCGACGCCGCCGCGCCGCGCCCCGCGCCCCAGCCCGCGCCCGTGCGCCTCGCCTCGCCCGACCTGTGGCCGCAGCTGCTCGGCGGCCGCGAGCCGACCCCGGTGCAGGCCGGGGCCATCCCCGCGCTGATCGCCGGGCGCGACGTGATCACGACCGCGCGCACCGGCAGCGGCAAGACCCTGGCCTTCCTGATTCCGGCAGCGGCGCGCGGCATCGGCCTGGGCGAGGTGCGCGGCATCCGCCCCGAGGTGCTGGTGGTCACGCCCACCCGCGAACTCGCCGTGCAGATCCGTGACGTGGCCCGCGAACTGGGCATGAGCGCCGGGCGCATCACGGGGGGCATCACGCCGCGCCAGACCCGCAGCGAGGCGACCGGCAAGGGATTGATCGCCGGCACGCCGGGCCGCCTCAAGGACCTCATCAACCAGGGCGAACTCAGCCTCGCGGGGCTGCGTTACGTGGTGCTCGACGAGGCCGACGAGCTGCTGTCGCTGGGCTTCCTGCGCGACGTGGGCGACATCCTGCGCGCTGCCAAGCAGGAGGCCCGCGGTCCCGAACGCCTTCAGGTGGCGATGGCCTCCGCGACCTTCCCGGCCGAGATCCGGCAGGTGGCCGAGCGCTTCATGGAGAAGCCCGAGCGCATCGATATCGCCCCGGCCCGCAGCGCCGAGGCGGCCGGCGACGGCGACATCCTGGGCGGGGCGACCGGCGCGACCCACCTGCTCGTCAATACCGTGCGCGAGGACCTGCTGGACATCGCCGCCGAGCAGGCCCGCGAGATGCTGCGCGCGCCCGGCGGCTGCGTGGTGATCTTCTGCCGCACCAAGGCCCTGGTCAAACGCCGCGCCGAGCGTCTGGGCGAGCTGCTGCCGGGCGAGACGGTCAGCGCGCTGCAGGGCAACATGGACCAGAAGAAGCGCGAGCGCACCATGGACCTGCTGCGCGAGGGCCAGTCGCGCGTGCTCGTGGCGACCGACATCGCCGGACGCGGCATCGACCTGCCCGAGGTCCGCATCGTGATCCACCTCGACGTGGCCTCGACCGCCGAGGACCACGTGCACCGTTCGGGCCGCACCGCGCGTGCTGGGCGCCCCGGCACCAACCTCGTGCTGCTCATCCCCGAGCAGCGCGCCCTGTGGCAGAGCGTGCGCCGGGGCCTGCCCGCCGCGCTGCACCCGCCCATGAGCCGCGAGGAGGCCCAGATCGACCGCGAAATTCAGGAAAAGCAGGGCCAGCGCGGTCAGGGCGGCGGTGGCCGGGGCCAGGGCCAGGGCGGCGGTGGCCGCGGAGCGTCGCAGCCCCGGCAGGCCCAGTCAGGTCAGGCTGGGCAGCGCCAGTCGCGGCCGGACGCCCCGCACCGTGACGGCGGGTCGTCCGGCAACCGGGGGCGCGCGCCCGAACCCGCCGGTGTCGGTGGGGGCCGTGTGGGGCCGCAGCCCGCACGGGGCCGGGGTGGCCGCCGCCGCTGA
- a CDS encoding PTS-dependent dihydroxyacetone kinase phosphotransferase subunit DhaM, protein MLKGRKRPPDRGSLRELLDQSHDALVPLALGSAALSHSPALELPSDRERPHVRVADAPLVEGAVLAAVAATGGDLDSVANEAATGQNMPKVP, encoded by the coding sequence GTGCTGAAGGGGCGTAAGCGCCCCCCGGATCGGGGAAGCCTGCGGGAACTGCTGGACCAGAGCCACGATGCGCTCGTCCCGCTCGCCCTCGGCAGCGCCGCCCTGAGTCACTCGCCCGCCCTGGAGCTGCCGAGTGACAGGGAGCGCCCACATGTGCGGGTCGCGGACGCACCGCTCGTCGAGGGGGCAGTATTGGCCGCCGTCGCGGCGACCGGGGGTGACCTGGACAGCGTGGCGAATGAGGCGGCGACCGGACAGAACATGCCCAAGGTTCCCTGA